The region AAAATTTATATTTGTATTATCGCTATATGCAAGACTATATACTTTACCTTTTACTACTCCACTAATAGGTAAATATAATATAGGTTGTTCACCTTTATAGTTATCATTTCTAAGTTTCCAAATATATCCAATAAGTTTTAAAACCTTAAAATATATATCATGTACATATTTATCTTCTTTAAAATTTATTTGATAAGTATCCTGATGTTTTTCTGAGAAAGGATAAGCAGGATATATTATTGGATTTTTATCTTCATCTTTTTCATTCTCAAAAATCCTCTGTGGTAATAATTTTGCTAGTCTATATTTAATCTCATTTATGAACATTTCATTAATACAGTATTTTAAAATAATTTTACTTCTATCTTTTGTAGATATAAAATTAAAAGTTGCATGAATAAACCATATAAGTAATAACAAATTAATTACTAACCAAAATACTATACCAATACTAAAACTAACTTCTAATTGATAAGATATAAAAGGGTGAATTAACTGTAGTGTAACAATTATGATACATAATACTATACTACTATATCCTACTAATTTAACTCCTGAATAATTCATATATATTTGCCACAAAGCTCTTTGAGATGATATATTTTGTATAAAAAAACCTATAAATCCTATTACTAATGGAAAAATTAATGCAACGATTGTTACTTGTGTAGATAAAAAATTTGATTGCCAATCAATAATTTGTTCCCAAGATTGATTCCATGTAAATGAAGTCTTTTTAATAAATGGATTTAATAAATATATTAATAAACTTATTGAACAAAACTCTACAAAAAAGATAAATATCAAAGAAAAAGGTTTTTTAGTCCAATAAATTATTAAACTTTCAAATGTATTCCATTTATTTTTTAAATATGTTTCATTTTTATAAACTGATTCTGTTAACTCTTTTTCTATTTGATAATATAACGAACCTAAAAGTTTTTTTATAAGTAATATAGTTTTTTCAATCAAAATAAATCCTTATAATATTTATCCAAATATTATATCTTTTAAATATTTATTTTAAAGTTTAGTAATTAAAAAGATTGATTTTATGAGTAAGATTTCAAAATAAATTAAGGCAGAGAGTCTAAGATTCGTGGGATCTTACTTGAAGTAAGTGAATAGAATCTTAGACTCTCTGCTAACGCAGAGTTATGAAGGAAGATTGCTTAGAAAATCAATCTTTAGTGTAAAAAGTGTCTTTTACCAGAGAAGTATAAAGCCATACCAAACTCATTCGCCGCTTCTATAATCTCATCATCTCTAATAGAACCACCAGGCTCAATCACACACTTAACACCAGCTTCTTGCGCTGCATCGATACTATCTCTAAATGGGAAGAATGCTTCAGAAGCTAGTACTGAACCTGTTACATCTAGTCCTAAATCTTCTGCTTTTCTAAGAGCTGCTTTTGCGGCATCTACTCTACTTGTCATACCCATACCAACTGCTACCATTGCTGAGTTTTTAACATATACAACACAGTTTGATTTTGTTAAAGAAGCTACTTTGTATGCGATCTCCATATCTTTTATTTCTTGTTCGCTTGCTTCTCTTTTTGATTTTAGTTCTGAGTTTCTTACCTCATCTTCTTCAACTTTATCTGCATCTTGGTAAACAAATCCACCATCAACTATTTTAAAGTTAAATGCATCATTTGCCATTTCAAGTTTTGCTGTACCTTGTTTAAATAGTTTGATTCTTTTCTTTTTATTTAACTCTTCTTGGGCTTCTGCTGTGAAATCTGCTGCAAATACAACTTCTAAAAAGATTTCATTCATCTTAACTGCTAAGTCCAAATCAACTACACCATTTACTGCTACAACTCCACCAAATGCTGAGATTGGGTCGCATTTAAGAGCTTCTGTATAAGCTTCTAGTAATGTATCTTTGATAGCAAATCCACATGGATTCCCATGTTTTACGATACAAACTGCATTGTCATCACCAAAAGCAGATGCGATTTTAGCAGCTCCAGAAATATCACCCATATTATTGAAACTTGCTTCACCTTTTAGTGTGATAAATTTATTTGATAAATGTTTATCAAACTCATACAATGCACCTTTTTGGTGTGGATTTTCCCCATATCTTGTATCAAATACTTTCTCACCAACGATAAATTGTTTTTGTCCCATTCCACCATTGAATCTTTTGTTCATATAGTTTGCAATCATCGAGTCATAAGATGCTGTGTGCTCGTAAGCTTTTATCATCAAGTCTCTTCTGAACTCTTGTGTGTTTGTTCCATTTTTAAGATTGTTTAATACAACATCATAATCAGCTACGTCAGTTACAATGATTACAGAATCATGATTTTTAGCAGCAGATCTAACCATAGCTGGACCACCGATATCTATGTTTTCAATAATCTCTTCAAAATCATCTGTTTTTTCAATAGTTGCTTTAAATGGGTATAGGTTAACACATACTAAATCAATACCTTCTACACCTAATTCTTTTGCTTGGTCAAGGTGAGATTGTTTATCACGTCTATGTAAAATACCACCATGAATATATGGGTTTAAAGTTTTAACTCTACCTTCAAAACACTCAGGGAATTTTGTAACTTCATTTGCTTCTATTACAGCTATTCCTGCATCTTTTAATTTATTATAAGTTCCACCAGTTGAAATTATTTCATAACCTAATGCAACAAGCTCTTTTGCAAAATTTTCTACACCGCTTTTATCACTTAC is a window of Halarcobacter sp. DNA encoding:
- the purH gene encoding bifunctional phosphoribosylaminoimidazolecarboxamide formyltransferase/IMP cyclohydrolase, with translation MRALISVSDKSGVENFAKELVALGYEIISTGGTYNKLKDAGIAVIEANEVTKFPECFEGRVKTLNPYIHGGILHRRDKQSHLDQAKELGVEGIDLVCVNLYPFKATIEKTDDFEEIIENIDIGGPAMVRSAAKNHDSVIIVTDVADYDVVLNNLKNGTNTQEFRRDLMIKAYEHTASYDSMIANYMNKRFNGGMGQKQFIVGEKVFDTRYGENPHQKGALYEFDKHLSNKFITLKGEASFNNMGDISGAAKIASAFGDDNAVCIVKHGNPCGFAIKDTLLEAYTEALKCDPISAFGGVVAVNGVVDLDLAVKMNEIFLEVVFAADFTAEAQEELNKKKRIKLFKQGTAKLEMANDAFNFKIVDGGFVYQDADKVEEDEVRNSELKSKREASEQEIKDMEIAYKVASLTKSNCVVYVKNSAMVAVGMGMTSRVDAAKAALRKAEDLGLDVTGSVLASEAFFPFRDSIDAAQEAGVKCVIEPGGSIRDDEIIEAANEFGMALYFSGKRHFLH